AGCCCCGGAGAGCAGCGCAATCTCCACGTCCCCCAGCGCCGCGGGACCGTCCGCCAGCAGCGCCAGCACCCGGGCCAGCGCCCCCGTGCGCCGCAGGACGACCTGGCGCAGCCGCCCCGGATCGCGCGGCTCCACCACCCAGCAGCGCAGCACCGCCGTACCGTCGGCCGGGTCACCCGCCGTGAAGTGCAGCGGCGCGGGCGCCAGCAGCGTCGAGGGCGGCGCGTCCAGCAGGTCCACGGGCCCGTTCCCTGCCCGTACGACGTGGACGTTCTCGACCTCGCCGAGGGCGACGGCCCCCAGGGCGGCCCGCCCGGCCAGGAGCGTCACGGCGCCGTCCGCGCAGCCGACCGGGGCGACGGCGACATGGCCCGCCCAGCCCCGGGGCGTGGTCTTCGCGGCCATCCGGCCCAGCACGCGCCACAGGTACGCGGACCGTTTCCGCAGCTGCTTGCCCTGCCAGGAGGCACCTTCGTCCAGCCTGCGGGCCACGTCCGCCACGACGCCGGGCGCCGTCTCCGCCAGGAACGCCCGCAGCACCGCGTCGTTCCGGGCGGCCTCCCACACGCGGGCGCCCACCCGCGACTGCTCCGCCCCGACCGCCTCCTCCAGCCGCCGCGCCTCCTCCCGCGCCTCCCGCGCGTCCTCCACCAGCGCCCGCGCCTCGCCCCGCAGCGCCCCGGCCGCCGGCTGGGCCGGTACGGCGGCCAGCAGCGCGCAGTCCTCCGGGCCGGGCGCCTCCCCGGCGTGCAACCGCCGCCGCAGCGCCAGTACGGCGCCCCGCTCGGCCGCCGGGAGCCGGTCGTCCGGCACCACGTCGGTGCCGATCCGCTCGGCCAGCGCCCGCGCGCGGGCCGCCAGTCGCTCGACAGTCCCGGCGTGCCGCGCCACCCGGTCGAACAGCGCGGGATCGCCCGCCGCCGTCCACGCGGCGCACGGCATGCCCGCGACCCGCAGCAGCGCCAGGGCGCCGATCGTGTCGGCCGTTTCGGCGGTCATGTCAGGCCCTCCCGTCGTCGGCGAGCGCCTCGGTGAGCAGCCCCTGCCGGGCCACGGAGAAGCGCCCCCGGTTCCAGTGGAAGATCACCCAGTGCGCGGCGGCCCTGCGAGGTCCGATCCGCGCCTCCCCGGACTCGAAGTAGCCCGTCCGCCACTCCTCCGCCGCCTTGCGCAGGGCGTCCCGGTGCGCGGTCACCCGCGCCCGCCACGCCGTGGGCAGCGCGTCGAGCCGGACCTGGTCCGGCAGCTCCCAGTACGCCCGGACCCCTTCCGCGGCCCGCTCCCGGTCGGCTCCGCGCAGCCCGCCCGCGAGCCGTCGGCCTGTCTCCTCCCGTACCGCCTGCCACACTCCGCGGTGCTCCCAGCCGACGATCCCGAGGCCGTCCAGCACCGCCCGCAGCAGCGTCAGCGACAGCCGCCAGTCGGCGGGCGGGCGCGTCCCCGTGTGGTGATCCAGCCAGGCCCGCGAGTCCGCCGTGTGCAGCCGGTGCGCGTACTCCATGGAGCGCGCCCCGCCGAACAGGTACGTCTCCGGCTCGTACACGGCCGGCACCGGCGCCGCCCAGCCGCCCGGCGCCGTGCCGAGCAGCCGTACGAGCTCCTCGCGGAGCGCGGCGGCACCGGAGGGCTCGGTCGCGTGGAAGCGGACGCGCAGCCCCGGCGGCTTGTGGACGAAGAAGAAGTCGTCGGCCGCGCCCGACCCGGTCAGTTCACGGGCCGTGTCGGCGAGCCGCCGGTACAGGGCGGGCCAGGCGCGGGCCCCGTCGGGAGCGACGTTGACCTGCGTCCAGCCGCTGTCGGGGCGCCGCTCGTCGCGCAGGGCGCGCAGTCCGGCGGCGAGGAAGGTGCGGCGGGCCGCCGCGTAGGCGTCGCCGTCGGGCACCAGCGGCAGGGCGCCGGGGGGTTCGTTGCGCGCGTCGTGCAGGCAGTCCGCGAGCAGACGCTCGACCTGGAGCATGCGGCCTCCTCTTGCGACAGCCGGCGGACGGTTCCGTCGGAATCGGACGGTCCGACAACTGTGTGTCCATGTCACGGTCCGCCGAAAGCATGAGGAGAAGTAGTCATATGATCGATGGGAGTGCGCTGGCGTGCCGCTGCCGCACCCGGGCCCCGCACCGCGCGCCGGAGCCCGCACAGCCTTCCCGGGGGCCGGTCGCGCCGGAGCCGCACGGCGCCCCGGGTCTCCCCGAGCCTCTTGCCGGAGCCCACAGCCTTCCCGGACTCTCCACACGGGCCTCTACGCCGGAGCCCGCGCGGCCCTGTGGTCCCCGGCGTGCGACCGGGGCCACGGCGGTGATCGCCGTGGCCCCGGGTGCTCAGCGGGCGCCGCCCGGTGCGGGTCGGCAGCCGGACCGGACCGTCACTTGTAGGTGATGTCCGACGCGGCGTAGCGGCAGTGGGTGCCGTCGGGGCCGCTGCCCAGCGTGCGCGGCTCCTTGCCCTTGTTGTTGCCCTCGTACCGGACACACGGCTGGATCTTCCGCTTCGCGTCGCCGTGGACGCGGATGTTGCGCAGCGAGGCCGTGTCGCCGTAGTTGGCGTTGACGCCGACCAGCTGCTTGCCCGGGACGGTCACGTCGACGTCGTTGACGATGATCGTCCGCTTGTACTGCGTGGAGCAGTTGCCGCAGCTGCGCACCAGCTTGCCGAAGTCCGACAGCTGGAACTTGGTGATCACCAGCTTGCCCGCGCCGTTGAACTGGAAGACCTTGTCGGACGCCTTGCGGGCACCACCGCCGTGGACGGTGTAGACCGCCGACGCGGACTTGCCCTTGAATGAGGCGGCGTCCTCGCCGACGTCCTCCCACCAGACGTTCTGCAGCGTGCAGCTGCCCAGGCAGTGGACGCCGTCGGCGGCCGGGGAGCCGATGACGACGTTCTGCAGGACCGCGCCGTCCTTGAGCGTGAACATCGGCGCCTGTCCCTCGCCCTGCCCGCCGTCGCCCAGGGCGCCGGTGCCGTAGAAGCGCTGGAGCTTGCCGTCGTACGTGCCGGACACCTCGATGGTCTTGGCGACCGGCTTGCTGCCCTTCGCCGCCGGCCACGCGGAGGCCGCGCCGGCGGGGGCGAGCATGCCGCTGCCGACCAGCGCGGCACCGGTGAGGCCGAGGGCGGCGAGCCCGCCGACGACGGTGCGGCGACGGGTGAGGCGGCGGCGGTGCCGCGCCCGCGGCTGTGTCTCTGAACTCATGTGAATCCTCGGATGGGGGCCACTTGCACCCGGCAGTCGCCGCCACCACCGGAAGGGTTGCCGCCCCGAGGAGATTTCTTCCCGGGAGATCCCGCGCGGAGCACTCCACCGCGAGGAACCGGGTTCAGCTGTCGCCGGCCGCCACCAGTCCCAGCGTGACCAGGCCGAGC
This genomic window from Streptomyces thermolilacinus SPC6 contains:
- a CDS encoding thiopeptide-type bacteriocin biosynthesis protein, whose product is MLQVERLLADCLHDARNEPPGALPLVPDGDAYAAARRTFLAAGLRALRDERRPDSGWTQVNVAPDGARAWPALYRRLADTARELTGSGAADDFFFVHKPPGLRVRFHATEPSGAAALREELVRLLGTAPGGWAAPVPAVYEPETYLFGGARSMEYAHRLHTADSRAWLDHHTGTRPPADWRLSLTLLRAVLDGLGIVGWEHRGVWQAVREETGRRLAGGLRGADRERAAEGVRAYWELPDQVRLDALPTAWRARVTAHRDALRKAAEEWRTGYFESGEARIGPRRAAAHWVIFHWNRGRFSVARQGLLTEALADDGRA
- a CDS encoding pectate lyase, which codes for MSSETQPRARHRRRLTRRRTVVGGLAALGLTGAALVGSGMLAPAGAASAWPAAKGSKPVAKTIEVSGTYDGKLQRFYGTGALGDGGQGEGQAPMFTLKDGAVLQNVVIGSPAADGVHCLGSCTLQNVWWEDVGEDAASFKGKSASAVYTVHGGGARKASDKVFQFNGAGKLVITKFQLSDFGKLVRSCGNCSTQYKRTIIVNDVDVTVPGKQLVGVNANYGDTASLRNIRVHGDAKRKIQPCVRYEGNNKGKEPRTLGSGPDGTHCRYAASDITYK